The nucleotide window GACATTGTCGAGATCGCGCGCAATATTGCAACACGCGTTCCAGGCGTCCCGCCGCTCGGGTTCAGGCTGGAAAACGTCCACAAGGGGAAGGTTCGCCCGATGGAAGAGATCGATTCGGAATATTACCTCCGCTTCACCGCCCACGACAGGCCGGGGGTCTTTGCCAAAATCGCCAATGCCCTTGGGCAAAATTCCATCAGCATCTCGGCCGTCTATCAGCACGGACGCGAGGAGGGGAAAGAGGTGCCGATTGTGGTGATGACCCACCGGGCGAAAGAAAAAAACATGATAAAGGCGCTGGCGGAGATTGATAAACTTTCGGTAGTGACGAAAAAAACACTTTTGATCAGAATTGAATCGTAAGTTCAATGTCAAAGTCCAAATTTCAAATTTCAAAGGAAACTCCAAAAAAGCAATTTCAACAATTTTGTTGCTTGTTTTTTCCTTTGACATTTGAACTTTGACATTTGTCATTTCCCCATGCACCCCTACAAAGGCGTCATCCACAAATACTCCTCATCCCTTCCTGTCAGGCCGGAATGCGTCGTGACCCTTCTGGAAGGGAATACCCCTCTCTTGCGGGCGACAAGGCTTCGCGATCATTTAAAGTTCAAGGGGGAGATTTTCCTCAAATTCGAGGGATTAAATCCCACCGGTTCGTTCAAGGACCGTGGCATGACCTATGCGGTCTCCAAGGCGCTGGAGGAGGGGCACAAGGCGATCATCTGCGCCTCCACCGGCAACACCTCCGCCTCGGCGGCGGCGTACGCGGCCAAGGCGGGCATCCGCTGTGTGGTGCTTATTCCCAAGGGGAATGTCGCTTTGGGAAAGTTGACACAGGCCATCATGCATGGCGCGGCGGTGATTCAGGTAAGGGGGAACTTCGATGTGGCGCTCGAAATTGTCAAAAAAATCGGCGCCCGTTATCCCATCCAGATTGTCAACTCCATCAACCCTTTTCGCCTGGAAGGGCAAAAAACCGCCGCCTTCGAAATCTGTGAGGTTCTGGGAAGGGGGCCCGATTATCATTTTCTGCCGGTGGGAAATGCCGGCAACATCACCGCCAACTGGCGGGGGTACAAACAATGGCATGAATTGGGAAAAATCGAAAGGGCTCCAAATATAAAGACAAGCGAACCATCGGGCTTGTCCCGTGGTGAGCGCGGGGTTTGGGGCCATTTGAGGCCCGAAATAAATGACGCGAGTAGCATCAGCCGGGCCGAAAGGGCCCCAAATATAAAGATGATGGGGTTTCAGGCCGCCGGGGCGGCGCCGATTGTGCGCGGGAAGGTGGTGAAAAATCCGGTGACGGTGGCCTCCGCCATCCGGATCGGCAATCCCGCATCGTGGCAGGCCTCGCTTGAGGCGGTCTCCGAATCGGGCGGAAAGATTGACAAGGTGACCGATGCCGAGATATTGAAGGCCTACCATCTGGTGGCGCGGTGCGAGGGGTATTTTTGCGAACCGGCCTCGGCCGCCTCGATAGCGGGTCTTGCAAAGATGCACGGCCAAAAGATGTTTAACGAGGGGGAGGTGGTTGTCTGCACGTTGACCGGCCATGGGTTGAAGGATCCGGAGACCGCGATGAGCAAGGCGCCGAAACTTGCGGTCTGTGAGCCGAAGATGGAAAAGATTGTCAAGATTTTGAGGTTATAATGGACAGAAATTTGGCGTTGGAAGCCGTCCGTGCCACCGAGGCCGCGGCCCTTTCCTGCGCCCGCCTCATGGGGCGGGGCGACAACAACGCTGCCGATCAGGCGGCGGTCGATGCCATGCGCCGCGTGTTGAACTCCATCGGCATCGACGGCACAGTGGTGATCGGCGAGGGGGAGCGCGACGAGGCGCCGATGCTTTACATCGGCGAAAAGGTGGGGAAGGGGAGCGGCCCAAAGGTGGATATCGCTCTCGATCCGCTGGAGGGGACCAACCTCTGCGCCACCGGCGGCCCCAACTCCATCGCCTGCATCGCCATGGCGGAAGAGGGAAACTTTCTGCACGCGCCGGACACCTATATGGACAAGATCGCGGTCGGCAGGCATGCGCGCGGGGCGATCGACCTCTCCAAATCGCCCACCTGGAATCTGCGCGAAGTGGCCCGGGCCAAGAATTGCGATGTCCCGGATCTGACCGTCATCATTCTGAACCGTCCCCGCCACGAAGAACTGGTGCGCGAAGTCCGCGAGGCGGGGGCCCGCATCAAATTGATCGGCGATGGCGACGTTTCGGCGGCGATCGCCACCTGCTTCAAGGAAACCGGCGTGGATATCCTGCTGGGGATCGGCGGGGCGCCGGAAGGAGTGCTCGCCGCGGCGGCGCTTCGTTGTGTGGAGGGGGATCTTCAGGGGCGGCTCAAATTCAGAAACAACGAGGAACGGGCCCGCGCCAAAAAGATGGGGGTTGTCGATGAAGACAGGATATACACAATGGACGAACTGGCCGCAGGGAGCGTCATGTTCGCGGCCACCGGCGTCACGACGGGCGATTTTTTGAAAGGGGTCCGGTTTTTCGGCGGCGGCGCCGAAACCCACTCGGTGGTGATGCGCTCCAAGTCCGGAACCATCCGGTACATCGAGGCGGTGCATCATTTTGACAAAAAACCGGTGTATTAAGTGCCCGCGTGCCCAGGTACCCGAGTGCCTGCGTAAACACGGGCACTCAGGCACGCGGGAACTCGGGCACCCAGGCACATAAAAAAATGGCCCAAGCCTCCGAATCCATCGAAATCAACGCCTCTCCCAAAGAGTGCTACGACGTGATCACCGATTACGGGCGCTATCCGGAGTTTTTAACGGAATCCAAAAATGTTGTTGTCGAAAAAAAATCGGGGCATACAGCGGAGGTGACCTTCACGCTCGATCTGATCAAAAAATTTTCTTACACGCTTAAAATGGTTGGAAAGCCGCCGCATACGGTTGCGTGGAGCTTTGTCAGGGGGGCCCTGATGAAAAGAAACGACGGAGAGTGGACTCTTGAAAAGTCAGGGAATGGAACCACACGGGCGACCTATTCCATCGACATCGATCTCGGCCTGTTTGTTCCGGGCGCCATTTCCAGAATGCTGATCGGGAGCAACCTGCCCGGAATGCTGAAGAGTTTTAAGAAGAGGATTGAGGAGAGGAAGAAATAAATGTCAAATTTCAAATGTCAAAGGAAAAAACAAACGACAAAATTTTGGAAATTGTTTTTTGGAATTTCCTTTGAAATTTGAACTTTGACATTTGACATTATCCGTTATGGATCCCAAAGAAAAAAAATCTTCCGAAAGCATTTCGCTTGCCGACCTGGCCAAAAAAATCGTCCTCGCCAGTATCGGCTCCGCCGCCATGGCGCGGGATGCAGTCACCGACTCAAAGCTGTCGAAGGAAATTTTCGGCGGCATCATGTCGAAGGCCGAGAAGCGCAAGGACGAAATCATGGAGATCCTCGCCCGCGAGGTCACCAAGTTTTTGGGCAAGGTCAACGTGGCGGATGAAATCGCCAGGGCCCTGCGCGGGCTGGTCATCAACCTCTCCGCCTCCATCGACTTCAAGGACAAGGAAGGGGGGATTCATCCGCGGGGGACCATTCACAAGGCGGAGGTTAAGAAAGAGAAAAATAGTTAGAGCAAGGCGTTTCAGGCGCCGGTAGGGCGGTAGGTCGGGCTTGACCGATAAGTATATTTATAGATATACTTTAAAATATATGGGAAAACCAATGACCATTCAGCCGGAAGATAACAATCGCCTCGAGTCGCTCAAAAAAACGCTGAAGGCCCATTCGAAGGTGGAAGTCTTAAGAAAGGCCCTTTCTTCGCTCGAGGAACAACTCAGGCAAAAGGAACGCCGTGACCGTCTCGCCCGTGCCTCGCGGCTTGTTGCCAAAGAAAGCGCGCGGGTGAACAGGGAATTTGCGAAGTATTCGCTCCTTAAAAGAATCGATGACTGAGTTCCTGCCAAAGTGCTGGCATATCTACATTGTGGACCTCGAGCCTCGAGTCCGTTCAAAGCCCGGTAAAACAAGGCCCTGCCTAGCCATACAGCCGGATCAGGCTTCCGAGGCCGGGCTGACCAGTACCGTTGCCATTCCCCTGACCTCGAAAGTTCTTCCTCAAGATGCCTACCCGTTAAGAGTGCGTATACGTAAAGGCCTTTGCAACTTGAAGGTGGACAGCGACTTGATGATCGACCAAATTTTGGCGTGGGACAATTCGCTTTTTAAAGAGGAGTTGGGAATTCTTCCCGAAATTCTTCAACAAAGGGTCAAAAGCGCGATCAAGGATTTTCTTGAATTGCATTAAGAATCTGCGCGACTTTTTTGAAGAACGGCCGAATTTTAAAACGTCAAATTTTTGGAAAGGGCCTTCCGATACCTCGCCAGCGCCAGGAGCGGAAAATAATACCGGTATCCGTGATACCGGATGTAGAAGTGCCCCGGAAATCCGGTTCCGGTGTGATATTTTTCATCCCATCCTCCCGATTCATTCTGCGTATTCATTAAAAATTCCGCCGCTTTTTTTGCCTCATCGGATGAGGCCAATCCCGCGGCCACAAGACCCATCAAACCCCACGCCGTTTGTGATGCCGTCGAGACGGGGAGGGGGATATAATTTTTTTCCAGATAGGAATGACAGCTCTCCCCAAAACCGCCGTCGGCGTTCTGGACGGACATAAGCCAACGAACTCCCTTTTCAATGGGTCCAGCCCTGGGAGGGCTCCCAGCCCCTGGCTGGCCGATGGCGTTTAAGCCGGTCAGGACGCACCAGGTGCCGTAAATATAATTGACCCCCCAACGCCCCTCCCAGGCGCCGAATGATTCCTGGGTGTTTTCGATAAAGCGAATCGCTTTTCGGATGACGACTCGCAAATCCCCCCTTTTCCCCCCTTTGTCAAAGGGGGGGAGGGGGGATTTCAAGCAACTCAGAAGTTCCAGCATTCGGCCGGTAATATCGGGGCTCGGCGGATCAAGGCAGGCGCCGTGGTCCGAAAAGGGGATCTGGTTTAAAATATCGCGGGTATTGTCCACGTCAAAGGCGGCCCACCCGCCGTTTTTACTCTGCATGGAAAGGAGCCAGTCAACTCCTGTGGCAAACGCCTTGCCCCCCTCATCAGGCGGGAGGCCTAATGCCTTAAGAAAGGCCAGCACCTCGATGGTGTCGTCCACGTCGGGAAAATAATCGTTCTGAAACTCAAAGGACCATCCCCCCGGTTTTCCCTCCCTGTTTTTTATCGACCAGTCACCGTACAGGTCTCGGATCTGTTTTTCCAAAAGCCATCGGCCGCTTTTTACCAGCGCGGGGGAGGAGGGGGGAACCCCCGCTTCAACCAGGGCCAGCCCCGCCCAAGGGGTGTCCCAGACAGGGGAAATGCAACATTGCTGGTAGATGATTTCATCGGAAAATCCCCCCTGACCCCCCTTTGCCAAAGGGGGGATGGGGGGGATTTCTCCCGCGCTAACCGGCATCTGAAAACTCCGCAGGGCATCGAGCGCTTTTTTGAGAGTCGGATGATTAAGGCGATGCCCAAGGCTAAAAAGGGCCATCGCCCCATAGGCCAAGGCGGGATAAATATCCTCCGTCCGGTTGATGTGATCGATGATCCACTGTTCACATTTTTTCAGGGCACTGTCTCCCAGGGGAATTAGCCCCCATTTTTCCAAAAGATGAAGTAATTTATCTATTTCAATCATTAACTTTTTGAAAGATAATGTTTTTTTAACATTATACGACCAATCGGCCGTGGCCGGACGCCAGCCCCAAAGGGGCCCCTTGTCGGGGTGGCGTTGCCACTTTCGTTCCACATAGAGCTCGTTTAAATGAAAACTGTTGGGGAGACGGTGAACTTTTTTGATATGCATGATGACCAGCAGAGGGATGATGCAGGCTCTTGCCCAACTGGAGAATTCGTAGACCGAAAGGGGGAGCCAGGCCGGGAGATGGATAAAAGAGGCCGGCATGGAGGGACAGACCTCCCACGGCACGAGGCCGAATTGGGCCAGATGGATGCGGGTAAAGACCCGGCATTTGGCGAGGCCGCCATGTTCAAGGATAAAATTTCGCGCCTGGGTCATCGGAGATGCATGAACATCAGTTCCATGCAGTTTAAGGGCCAGGTAGCACTCAATGGTGGCGCTCAAATCACCGGGGCCCCCAAAATAGAGGGGCCAGGAGCCGTCAGCTTGTTGAGCATCGAGGATGCGGTTGACCAGTCCTTTTTCGGTCCGATGATCCACGCAACCGAGATAATGGGTGAGAAGGATATATTCCGCATTGATCGACTCGTTGGCCTCGAGGGTGTACCACCAGTAACCCTCGCGGGTCTGCTGGGAGAGGATGAGATCGGAGGCTTTTTTGATGGCGCGGTTGAGATCAACGGCAACGGCCGATCCGGGCACCGAAGGTTTTCCGTTGGGTACCAGTTTAAGAGGTTTTAATGTCACTTTTGATGCCGCTATATTATGTTAAGTCTTGCGCTCGCTATATTATGTTATGTTTTGCGCTCGCTATATTATGTTATGTTTTGCGTATCGCAAAACATAACATAATATATATTATGCGACGTTATTTAAAAAAGGCGCCCACCGCCGTTTCTATTCCCCGAAAATCTCCCGCCTCAAACCAGATGATATCTTTTTCGTGGCGGAACCAGCTTAGCTGACGTTTCGCGAAATTTCGAGAATTTTGTTTGATCAGACCAATCACCTCATGTCTATTTTTAGGGGCTCGCGTCGCCTCCGCCAAACTGCTCGGCGGACCCGCCGCGTTGTTTGGCGGGCCCTCCACGGGCAAGTCATCGAACTGTCGCGCAGTTTGCCTCATGCCTTCTGGCATGAGTTTACCTGCTTGACCCCCCTCACCGCCGCTGTGCGGCTTGTTTTGGGATAAGTATGGAAACCACTCCTCATACCCGATCGATCTCAAGAGCGTCGGATGATCGCCATATTTTTCCCTTAAGGAGGCCACTTCTTGTTCCAGCCCCGCGGAAATCATGGCATCGACGCGCGCCTCGATCCGTTTGTAGAGGATCGCCCGGTCAAGTCTGATGCCCAGTTTTAAATAGTCATATATCTTTTCTTCAAATTGATGGTTTTGCTGATGTCTGGAAATCGGGATTCCCGTCAGTCGATAAACCTCCAGGGCGCGGATGATCCGAACCGGGTCGTTGGGATGAATTGTCTTACAAGCCTCGGGATCGATTTTTTTCAGTTCGCCGTAAAGAGCGGAGAGCCCCTCTTCCCCGATTCGTTTCTCAAGATTTTCCCTGATCTTCCCATCCGCCGCCGGTCCCGAAAAAAGCCCGAATAAAAGCGCCCGGATGTAAAGACCGGTGCCCCCGACGATGAAAGGGGTTTTTTCCCGTCCGGAAATATCCCTGATGAGCCGATCGGCCTCCTTTTGAAACCGGGCCGCATCCCAACGGTCGTCCAGAGAACTGACTTTGAAGAGATGATGCGGAACCGCCTGAAAAACCTCTTCGGAGGGTTGGGCCGTGCCGATGACCAGATCACGGTAGAATTGCCGTGAGTCGGCATTGATGATCTCGCCATTGAACTTTTTGGCCAACCGGACGGCGATTTCGGTTTTTCCGACGCCGGTGGGGCCGAGGATGACGATGATTTTGTTCACAGCGCCCTCTTAAACCACTTCTCCAATTCCCGTTGCGAAATCTCCACCGCCACCGGTCTGCCATGCGGACAGAAGGATGTCAGCGGGTATCGCTCCAGATCGTCCAAGAGCGGCTTGATTTCAGAAACCGTCAGACGACGGTTGGCCCGGACGGCGCTGTGGCAGGCCATGCGGGCCAAAAGATCGTTCAGGTTGTCGGTCAACGAGACGAGCCTCCCCTTTTCAACCTGATCGCCGGCGATGTCGAGCGCCAGATTTTTGATGGAGACTTTTCCCTGCAATAAAACCGGAACCGCGCGAACAATGAAAGTACAGCCGCCGAAGAATTCAATCTCAAGGCCGAACCGTTCGAGTTCTTTCAGATACTTTTTGAGAATCTCCGCGGAGGACGGGGGAAGATCGAAATTTTCAGGAATCAACAGCGGCTGGGAGGCAATGTTCCCTTCTTTGTATTGTGTCAGCAACCGGTCGAACAAAATCCGTTCATGCGCCGCATGCTGGTCGATGAGGACCAGCTTGTCCGGGGTTTCACATACCAGGTAAGTCCCAAGGATTTGGCCGATGGGGGTAAGAGGTTCACAGGGTTTAGGGTTTAGGGTCTGGGGTTTAGGGTTTCCAGAAACGACTAAATCGGGGATACGAGCCATTGAAAATAAGAGCGCCGGTTCATTTGCTTCCGGCATTACCCTAGACCCTATACCCTCAACCCTAGCCCCTGCCTTCCACGGCTCCCCTTCCAGCGTCTTCCGCACCGCCTCCTGCACTGCGTGATGGACCAGCCGGCTGTCGGCAAAGCGCACCTCGGCCTTGGCGGGATGGACATTCACATCCACCATTTCCCCCGGAAGGTTGAGAAAGATAACGGCAAACGGATAGCGGCCGCGCATCAGGGTGTTTCGGTAGGCCTCCATGACCGCGTGAAACAAAACCTTGTCGCGGACCGGCCGGCCGTTCACGAAAAGATACAAATCCCGCTGGTGCGAGCGGCTGATGGAAGGATGTCCCGCCAGACCGCTGACCGTTATGTCTCGGTTTCCCCCCG belongs to Deltaproteobacteria bacterium and includes:
- the thrC gene encoding threonine synthase — translated: MHPYKGVIHKYSSSLPVRPECVVTLLEGNTPLLRATRLRDHLKFKGEIFLKFEGLNPTGSFKDRGMTYAVSKALEEGHKAIICASTGNTSASAAAYAAKAGIRCVVLIPKGNVALGKLTQAIMHGAAVIQVRGNFDVALEIVKKIGARYPIQIVNSINPFRLEGQKTAAFEICEVLGRGPDYHFLPVGNAGNITANWRGYKQWHELGKIERAPNIKTSEPSGLSRGERGVWGHLRPEINDASSISRAERAPNIKMMGFQAAGAAPIVRGKVVKNPVTVASAIRIGNPASWQASLEAVSESGGKIDKVTDAEILKAYHLVARCEGYFCEPASAASIAGLAKMHGQKMFNEGEVVVCTLTGHGLKDPETAMSKAPKLAVCEPKMEKIVKILRL
- the glpX gene encoding class II fructose-bisphosphatase, whose product is MDRNLALEAVRATEAAALSCARLMGRGDNNAADQAAVDAMRRVLNSIGIDGTVVIGEGERDEAPMLYIGEKVGKGSGPKVDIALDPLEGTNLCATGGPNSIACIAMAEEGNFLHAPDTYMDKIAVGRHARGAIDLSKSPTWNLREVARAKNCDVPDLTVIILNRPRHEELVREVREAGARIKLIGDGDVSAAIATCFKETGVDILLGIGGAPEGVLAAAALRCVEGDLQGRLKFRNNEERARAKKMGVVDEDRIYTMDELAAGSVMFAATGVTTGDFLKGVRFFGGGAETHSVVMRSKSGTIRYIEAVHHFDKKPVY
- a CDS encoding SRPBCC family protein, which encodes MAQASESIEINASPKECYDVITDYGRYPEFLTESKNVVVEKKSGHTAEVTFTLDLIKKFSYTLKMVGKPPHTVAWSFVRGALMKRNDGEWTLEKSGNGTTRATYSIDIDLGLFVPGAISRMLIGSNLPGMLKSFKKRIEERKK
- a CDS encoding type II toxin-antitoxin system PemK/MazF family toxin codes for the protein MTEFLPKCWHIYIVDLEPRVRSKPGKTRPCLAIQPDQASEAGLTSTVAIPLTSKVLPQDAYPLRVRIRKGLCNLKVDSDLMIDQILAWDNSLFKEELGILPEILQQRVKSAIKDFLELH
- the shc gene encoding squalene--hopene cyclase; its protein translation is MTLKPLKLVPNGKPSVPGSAVAVDLNRAIKKASDLILSQQTREGYWWYTLEANESINAEYILLTHYLGCVDHRTEKGLVNRILDAQQADGSWPLYFGGPGDLSATIECYLALKLHGTDVHASPMTQARNFILEHGGLAKCRVFTRIHLAQFGLVPWEVCPSMPASFIHLPAWLPLSVYEFSSWARACIIPLLVIMHIKKVHRLPNSFHLNELYVERKWQRHPDKGPLWGWRPATADWSYNVKKTLSFKKLMIEIDKLLHLLEKWGLIPLGDSALKKCEQWIIDHINRTEDIYPALAYGAMALFSLGHRLNHPTLKKALDALRSFQMPVSAGEIPPIPPLAKGGQGGFSDEIIYQQCCISPVWDTPWAGLALVEAGVPPSSPALVKSGRWLLEKQIRDLYGDWSIKNREGKPGGWSFEFQNDYFPDVDDTIEVLAFLKALGLPPDEGGKAFATGVDWLLSMQSKNGGWAAFDVDNTRDILNQIPFSDHGACLDPPSPDITGRMLELLSCLKSPLPPFDKGGKRGDLRVVIRKAIRFIENTQESFGAWEGRWGVNYIYGTWCVLTGLNAIGQPGAGSPPRAGPIEKGVRWLMSVQNADGGFGESCHSYLEKNYIPLPVSTASQTAWGLMGLVAAGLASSDEAKKAAEFLMNTQNESGGWDEKYHTGTGFPGHFYIRYHGYRYYFPLLALARYRKALSKNLTF
- the miaA gene encoding tRNA (adenosine(37)-N6)-dimethylallyltransferase MiaA, with protein sequence MNKIIVILGPTGVGKTEIAVRLAKKFNGEIINADSRQFYRDLVIGTAQPSEEVFQAVPHHLFKVSSLDDRWDAARFQKEADRLIRDISGREKTPFIVGGTGLYIRALLFGLFSGPAADGKIRENLEKRIGEEGLSALYGELKKIDPEACKTIHPNDPVRIIRALEVYRLTGIPISRHQQNHQFEEKIYDYLKLGIRLDRAILYKRIEARVDAMISAGLEQEVASLREKYGDHPTLLRSIGYEEWFPYLSQNKPHSGGEGGQAGKLMPEGMRQTARQFDDLPVEGPPNNAAGPPSSLAEATRAPKNRHEVIGLIKQNSRNFAKRQLSWFRHEKDIIWFEAGDFRGIETAVGAFFK
- a CDS encoding DNA mismatch repair endonuclease MutL, which produces LEDLSSIKTLGFRGEALASIAAVSKMAITSRYVQNPPSPPFEKGGEGGDLISAHEIRLEGGNIVFEGPSAHPPGTTVLVKYLFYQTPARLKFLKSSETEMSHIIDSVTRVALANPQGAIRLTHNGKKVLGSGGEGGLKSTLASLFDEETAAQTWEVAGGNRDITVSGLAGHPSISRSHQRDLYLFVNGRPVRDKVLFHAVMEAYRNTLMRGRYPFAVIFLNLPGEMVDVNVHPAKAEVRFADSRLVHHAVQEAVRKTLEGEPWKAGARVEGIGSRVMPEANEPALLFSMARIPDLVVSGNPKPQTLNPKPCEPLTPIGQILGTYLVCETPDKLVLIDQHAAHERILFDRLLTQYKEGNIASQPLLIPENFDLPPSSAEILKKYLKELERFGLEIEFFGGCTFIVRAVPVLLQGKVSIKNLALDIAGDQVEKGRLVSLTDNLNDLLARMACHSAVRANRRLTVSEIKPLLDDLERYPLTSFCPHGRPVAVEISQRELEKWFKRAL